In Thalassophryne amazonica chromosome 14, fThaAma1.1, whole genome shotgun sequence, one DNA window encodes the following:
- the rprma gene encoding protein reprimo A, whose translation MNSSGWNQTESALLNRTDDLLLCCNFSSVVTDDGFVAAAPDERSLFIMRVVQIAVMCVLSLTVVFGIFFLGCNLLIKSEGMINFLVTDRRPSKEAEAVIVGAY comes from the coding sequence ATGAACAGCAGCGGCTGGAACCAGACTGAGAGCGCGCTGCTCAACCGCACCGACGACCTCCTCCTCTGCTGTAACTTCTCCTCCGTGGTGACGGACGACGGCTTCGTTGCCGCCGCTCCGGACGAGAGGAGCCTGTTCATCATGAGAGTGGTCCAGATCGCCGTCATGTGCGTGCTGTCCCTCACCGTGGTCTTTGGCATCTTTTTCCTGGGCTGCAACCTGCTCATAAAGTCGGAGGGGATGATCAACTTTTTGGTAACGGACAGGAGGCCGTCCAAAGAGGCGGAGGCGGTCATCGTCGGAGCCTACTGA